In Pajaroellobacter abortibovis, the following are encoded in one genomic region:
- a CDS encoding cation-translocating P-type ATPase — MHLTDHSPLSTAHDNPSIHFLQTDPEQGLSSKEAHRRWTQEGPNALPTPLPHNKLALLWRQFVNPLVLTLLLAAGIASIHGFHAPQASFFIRFGNSFTIFLIILLNALLGFYQEQKAENAIQALQQMQTPIARVRRDGQLQQIEASQLVRGDILELEAGDIIPADIQLFQNNHIAADESALTGESFPVPKKSCSLQAIAAASVESKLFLGTHLIQGRGIGMVVATGTRTELGQLSALIRQIPLFRKTLLEEKLEHFGTRVLYVCLSVSLGLFLSGLWKGAHPWSETLLEAVSLAVAAIPEGLPAIATITLALGTQRMAKQGAIVRNLTAIDTLGAITVICTDKTGTLTQNAMTVLEIDAGGEHYSVSGIGYSNDGAILGENNHPLSSLPNPLRALLTTCKMCNHAVIHEVNPGEFQLIGDPTEGALLTLVNKSNRALLFDCSEFSIVQEFPFDSDRRRMTVIGLDAKGDTTAFCKGSIDTLIPSCDFLMTDQGQEPLEEATRTAIFQKAAEMSARALRVLAIAIRPLPTSSDIHSATDIEQKLTFIGFVGMMDPPRPDVEKSLQICREIGIRVMMITGDHKLTALAIAHEIGLETDPNAIALTGSDLASMTQEDFDKQVSRVNIFAQVTASQKLQIVRALKNQQQIVAMTGDGINDAPALREAHIGIAMGKYGTDIARKVSDLVILDDSFMTMLVALQEGRTIYSNIQKCVFFLLSSNAGLFLAVAVSSLQPTLKPLTPLMILWINIVTNGLPALALGMDPPDPERLKGPPRSPQDSLLNQQAYWMIAIVGLLMGSLALLIQGEQIRFPNVESDPKKIQTLTFSFLALSPLFYALSCRSLSTPMIQFKPLFLWPLILAIAISGCIQALAIFLPPLQLIFQTSSLSLQPWLLLLGCSAAIIPMTEFSKFFLKKSGSCN; from the coding sequence TTGCATCTAACCGATCATTCTCCTTTATCAACTGCTCATGACAATCCTTCCATCCATTTTCTACAAACTGACCCAGAGCAAGGGCTTTCCTCTAAAGAGGCACATCGAAGATGGACACAAGAAGGGCCCAACGCTCTCCCCACCCCTCTTCCTCATAATAAACTAGCCCTATTGTGGAGGCAATTTGTCAATCCACTTGTCCTCACCCTCCTGCTTGCGGCAGGCATCGCTTCTATTCATGGGTTCCATGCCCCCCAAGCCTCTTTCTTCATTCGCTTTGGGAACTCTTTCACGATCTTTTTGATTATTCTGCTCAACGCTCTGCTCGGCTTCTATCAAGAACAAAAAGCAGAAAATGCCATCCAGGCGCTTCAGCAGATGCAAACTCCTATCGCACGGGTTCGCAGGGATGGTCAGCTTCAGCAAATCGAAGCTTCGCAACTCGTCAGAGGAGATATTCTGGAGCTTGAAGCAGGCGACATTATACCAGCTGATATTCAACTCTTTCAAAACAACCATATTGCAGCCGACGAATCCGCTCTTACAGGGGAATCGTTCCCCGTTCCAAAAAAATCCTGCTCTCTCCAGGCGATCGCAGCAGCTTCTGTTGAATCCAAGCTGTTCTTAGGTACTCATCTCATCCAAGGCCGAGGGATCGGTATGGTGGTAGCCACGGGCACCCGCACTGAATTAGGTCAGCTAAGCGCACTGATTCGGCAAATTCCTCTTTTTCGAAAAACGCTACTCGAAGAAAAGCTAGAACACTTCGGGACTCGTGTGCTTTACGTATGTCTGAGCGTCAGTTTAGGGCTCTTTTTATCCGGTCTTTGGAAGGGGGCACATCCGTGGAGCGAGACCCTTCTTGAAGCTGTCAGCCTCGCTGTAGCCGCTATTCCAGAAGGATTACCCGCGATTGCAACAATCACTCTCGCGTTGGGCACACAGAGAATGGCCAAACAAGGGGCTATCGTTCGAAACTTAACAGCGATTGATACACTCGGAGCAATAACCGTTATCTGCACAGACAAAACAGGAACGTTGACGCAAAACGCTATGACTGTGCTTGAAATCGATGCAGGAGGAGAACACTATTCGGTTTCAGGAATAGGATACTCCAACGATGGCGCTATTCTCGGAGAGAACAACCACCCACTTTCCTCCCTCCCCAATCCCCTCCGCGCCCTACTCACCACCTGCAAAATGTGCAACCACGCGGTTATCCACGAAGTGAACCCAGGAGAATTTCAGCTAATCGGAGACCCAACTGAAGGGGCTCTCCTCACCCTCGTCAACAAGTCCAACCGAGCACTGCTATTCGACTGCAGCGAGTTCTCTATTGTCCAAGAATTTCCGTTCGATAGCGATCGGCGCCGTATGACTGTAATCGGTCTGGATGCAAAAGGGGACACCACCGCTTTTTGCAAAGGAAGTATCGACACGTTAATCCCTTCTTGTGATTTTTTGATGACTGACCAAGGTCAAGAGCCGTTAGAGGAAGCTACCCGAACAGCCATCTTCCAAAAAGCTGCAGAGATGAGCGCGCGCGCGCTTCGTGTATTGGCCATTGCAATCCGTCCCCTACCGACTTCTTCCGATATCCACTCTGCCACTGATATCGAACAAAAATTAACTTTCATTGGGTTCGTAGGGATGATGGATCCTCCCCGTCCAGACGTTGAAAAATCGCTCCAAATCTGTCGCGAGATTGGGATTAGAGTCATGATGATCACAGGGGATCACAAACTGACAGCACTCGCAATTGCTCATGAAATAGGATTGGAAACAGATCCTAACGCAATTGCCCTAACAGGGAGCGATCTCGCTTCGATGACTCAAGAAGACTTCGACAAGCAGGTTTCTCGAGTCAACATCTTTGCTCAAGTAACTGCATCTCAAAAATTACAGATCGTCAGAGCCCTTAAAAATCAACAACAGATCGTCGCGATGACAGGAGATGGCATCAACGATGCTCCTGCTTTGAGAGAAGCACATATTGGAATAGCGATGGGAAAATATGGGACCGACATCGCTCGAAAAGTCTCTGACTTGGTGATTCTCGACGATAGTTTTATGACGATGCTTGTTGCTCTCCAGGAAGGACGGACTATCTACAGCAACATTCAAAAGTGTGTTTTCTTCCTTCTCTCTTCGAATGCGGGCCTCTTTTTAGCTGTGGCTGTATCTTCTCTACAACCCACGCTGAAGCCTCTTACCCCTCTTATGATTTTATGGATTAATATCGTTACCAATGGACTTCCTGCACTCGCTTTGGGGATGGATCCTCCCGATCCAGAACGATTAAAAGGGCCTCCACGCAGTCCCCAGGATAGCCTTCTCAATCAACAAGCTTACTGGATGATTGCAATCGTAGGGCTCCTGATGGGGAGTTTAGCTCTATTGATTCAAGGAGAGCAAATCCGATTTCCCAATGTCGAATCTGATCCGAAAAAGATCCAAACGTTAACGTTTTCATTTCTCGCTTTAAGTCCTCTTTTCTATGCCCTGAGCTGCCGTTCTCTATCCACTCCTATGATACAGTTCAAGCCACTCTTCCTTTGGCCCCTTATCCTCGCAATCGCAATTAGTGGATGCATCCAAGCGCTTGCGATTTTCCTACCCCCCCTTCAGCTAATTTTTCAGACAAGCTCTCTCTCCCTCCAACCATGGTTGCTCCTTCTTGGATGCTCAGCAGCCATTATCCCTATGACAGAATTCTCAAAATTTTTTTTAAAAAAAAGCGGTTCATGCAATTAA
- a CDS encoding FHA domain-containing protein, whose product MPALSPLEIRDEPLIIGRNEACHLVLQDKKVSAAHCEVVATKQGVCLRDLTSNNGFFVGSI is encoded by the coding sequence GTGCCGGCCTTATCTCCTCTTGAGATCCGGGATGAGCCTCTAATCATCGGGCGAAATGAAGCTTGTCATCTGGTTCTACAAGATAAAAAGGTAAGTGCAGCTCATTGTGAGGTGGTGGCCACAAAACAGGGGGTTTGTCTTCGCGATCTCACATCGAACAATGGTTTCTTTGTTGGTTCAATTTGA
- a CDS encoding PspA/IM30 family protein, translating to MGIFSRLVQLIKSNLNDLLSRSEDPEKMLNQIVLEMSTQLIEAKKKVATSIADERRLWKQLEQEKAQVSEWERRAMLALKAGDEGLAKEALARKREHEELANTYQEQHTKQKIAVEQLKKALHVLNDKIEEAKRKKNVLIARKKRADAQRSIQETISGLKEPGAFETFERMATKVEQAEAEAEAQAEISEEYAGDSLAARFTKLEKTTGTDDELIALKRKIGLLPPEEESTETKRSRIESISEQDRKARILAPEANSELTKQDELTATLEELENEKKLQRGHNYS from the coding sequence ATGGGAATTTTTAGTCGTCTTGTTCAACTCATCAAATCAAATCTCAATGATCTACTCAGTCGGTCAGAAGATCCCGAGAAAATGCTCAATCAAATTGTGCTCGAAATGAGCACACAATTGATAGAAGCCAAGAAGAAGGTAGCGACTTCGATTGCAGATGAGCGACGGCTTTGGAAACAGTTAGAGCAAGAGAAGGCACAGGTTTCTGAGTGGGAACGCCGAGCAATGCTAGCGCTCAAAGCAGGGGACGAAGGGCTAGCAAAAGAAGCATTAGCCCGCAAGCGAGAACATGAAGAGCTGGCAAACACCTATCAGGAGCAACATACCAAGCAGAAAATAGCGGTAGAACAGCTCAAGAAAGCACTTCACGTGCTCAATGATAAAATCGAAGAGGCCAAACGGAAAAAGAACGTTCTTATCGCAAGGAAAAAGAGAGCCGATGCGCAACGTAGCATTCAAGAGACGATCAGTGGGCTCAAGGAGCCTGGTGCCTTTGAAACCTTCGAGCGAATGGCCACGAAAGTAGAACAAGCAGAAGCAGAAGCGGAGGCGCAAGCGGAGATTTCAGAAGAGTATGCAGGAGATAGTTTGGCTGCTCGGTTTACTAAACTGGAGAAAACAACAGGGACAGATGATGAACTGATCGCACTGAAGCGAAAGATAGGCTTGCTTCCTCCTGAAGAAGAGTCAACCGAGACCAAGCGCAGTCGCATCGAATCAATCTCAGAGCAAGACAGGAAAGCCCGAATCCTTGCTCCAGAAGCCAACAGTGAATTGACCAAGCAAGATGAGCTGACGGCTACTCTAGAAGAGCTAGAAAATGAGAAAAAACTACAACGCGGTCATAACTATTCCTAA
- a CDS encoding sigma 54-interacting transcriptional regulator, whose product MIALKVSPTHLTALILGETRIWKGVVAHAIYQASARSANSFIVIDCGTIPSSLAEAILFRQERGAFTRCCRRSLIPLL is encoded by the coding sequence TTGATCGCCTTGAAAGTCTCCCCTACCCACTTGACAGCGTTGATTCTGGGAGAAACGAGGATATGGAAGGGAGTCGTCGCTCATGCTATTTATCAGGCGAGTGCACGTAGCGCGAATTCATTCATTGTGATCGACTGTGGCACTATCCCATCTTCTCTTGCGGAAGCCATTCTCTTCAGACAAGAACGGGGTGCTTTTACCAGGTGCTGTCGAAGGTCGTTGATCCCCCTTCTCTAG
- a CDS encoding sigma 54-interacting transcriptional regulator yields MRALAERRIKSVRSNTCKPFNARVIAATRRNLVQEINRGSFRSDFYSRIARVKVELPPLCQRLEDIPILVRSMLKDLGELKAYQWVRFEVIH; encoded by the coding sequence TTGCGAGCTCTCGCGGAGCGCAGGATTAAAAGCGTTAGATCCAACACATGTAAGCCGTTCAATGCACGTGTGATTGCGGCTACCAGAAGGAATTTAGTCCAGGAAATCAATCGGGGGTCATTTCGCAGCGATTTTTATTCTCGAATTGCGCGGGTCAAAGTTGAACTTCCTCCGCTTTGCCAGCGCCTTGAAGACATCCCTATTTTGGTTCGGTCTATGTTGAAGGACTTAGGAGAACTTAAAGCGTATCAATGGGTTCGATTCGAGGTGATTCATTAG